The Bradyrhizobium sp. WSM471 genome includes the window GCGTCGTCGCTATCGCCGCCAGCGGTACCGACGTGCTGTATCAGGGCGCGTTCGGCAAGCGCGACCTGTCCAAGCCGGATGCGATGACCGCCGACAGCGTGTTCTGGATCGCATCGATGACGAAGGCGGTGACATCAGCGGGCGCGATGCAGCTTGTCGAGCAAGGCAAGCTGTCGCTGGATGCGCCGATCGGCGAGGTGCTGCCCGATCTCGCCAAGCCGCAGGTGCTCGAAGGTTTCGATGCCAAGGGCGAGGCCAAGCTGCGTCCAGCCAAGGGGCCGATCACGCTGCGCCAGCTCATGACCCACACCGCAGGCTTCTGCTACAACATGTGGAATGGCGATCTCGCGATCTATCTGGACAAGAACGGCATCCCCGCCATCACTACGTGCCAGAACGCGGCCTTGAAGACGCCGATCATGACCGACCCCGGCACGCGCTGGGAATACGGCACCAATATCGATTTCGTCGGCAAGGCGGTGGAAGCCGTCAGCGGCAAGCGCCTTGATGCCTATCTGCGCGACAATCTGTTCGCACCGCTCGGCATGAGCGACACTGCCTTCAAGATCACCGACGACATGCGCAAGCGTCTGGTCGGCATGCATGCGCGCGGCGAGGATGGCCAGCTCGCCGCGATCCCGTTCGAACTCGAGCAGGAGCCGGAATTCCACATGGGTGGCGGCGGGCTTTATTCGACCGCGGCCGACTATATCAGGTTTACCCAGATGATCCTGAACAAGGGCCGCGGCAACGGCAATCAGGTGCTGAAGGCCGAGACCGTGACGACGATGGGGCAGAACCACATCGGCGACCTCGCCATGGGCAAGATGACCACGGCGGCGCCGATGTACACCAACGACGTCGATCTCTACCCCGAGCAGGTGAAGAAGTGGGGCCTCAGCTTCATGATCAACACCGCGAAGACCGCCGAGGGGCGCAGCGCGGGCAGCCTCGCCTGGGCGGGCCTCGCCAACACCTATTACTGGATCGACCCGGCGCGCGACGTCACCGGCGTGATCCTGATGCAGTTGCTGCCATTCGCCGACGCAAAGTGTCTCGAGGCTTTTGCCGGCTTCGAGCGCGGCGTCTATGCCGGGCTCGATGCCGGCAGCGGGCAGAAGGCGGCGTAACGCGCGCCTAACTCTCACGACACGTGACGGCCGGGCTTGTTGTCCCGTCCGTCACGCAGCTGGCTGGAGGACATGATCTTGGCAGACAAAGCCGACAGTTACGTTTGCGGCATCTCCGACACGCCGCTGCTCGGCGACACGATCGGGCGCAGCCTCGATCAGGCCGCGCGACGCTGGGGCGATCGCGAGGCGCTGGTCTCGCCCAGCCACGGCGTGAGATGGACATGGAACGAGCTTGCCGCGCGGGTCGACGCGCTCGCCGCCGGATTTGTCGCACTCGGCCTCGAACGCGGCGAACGGATCGGCATCTGGTCGCTGAACCGGCCGGAATGGACGCTGACCCAGTTCGCCGCCGCCAAGGCCGGTCTCATCCTGGTGACGATCAATCCGGCCTACCGGCTGAGCGAGCTGGAATTCGCGCTGCACAAGGTCGGATGCAGCGCCATCGTCACCGCGACGGCGTTCAAGACCAGCAACTACATGGACATGCTCAACACGCTGTTGCCGGAGCTTGCGAGCGCCAAGCCCGGGCAATTGCGCGCCGCGCGGCTACCGGCCTTGCGCATCGTGATCCAGATCGGCGGCCCCGCCTGCCCGGGCACGATCCCGTTCGAGGAGGTCGCCGGCATGGGCGGGACCCTGCATCGCGAGCAGCTCGCCCCGCTCGGTGCCTCCCTGCAATTCGACGATGCCGTCAACATTCAGTTCACCAGCGGAACGACGGGATCGCCCAAGGGCGTGACGCTGACCCATCACAACATTCTCAACAACGGCTATTTCGTCGGCCGCGCCATGCGCCTGACCGAACAGGACCGCATCTGCATTCCGGTGCCGCTCTATCATTGCTTCGGCATGGTCATGGGCAACCTCGCCTCCGTCACGCTTGGCGCAACGATGGTCTATCCCGGCGAGGGGTTTGATCCGCTCGCGACGCTGCGGACGATCGAGCAGGAAAAATGCACCGCGCTGTACGGCGTGCCGACGATGTTCATCGCCGAACTCGACCACGGCGAATTCTCGAACTTCGATCTGACATCGCTGCGCACCGGCATCATGGCCGGTGCACCCTGCCCGATCGAAGTGATGAAGCGCGTCAATAGCGAGATGAACATGGGCGAGGTCACGATCGCCTATGGCATGACCGAGACAAGCCCGGTCAGCTTCCAGAGCGCCGTCGACGATCCGCTCGATCGCCGCGTCTCGACGGTCGGACGAATCCATCCACATGTCGAGGTCAAGGTCGTCGATCTCGACGGCAAGATCGTCAAGCGCGGCGAACGGGGCGAGCTCTGCACCCGCGGCTACAGCGTGATGCTGGGCTATTGGGAGGAGGCGGAGAAAACCGCGGATGTGCTCGACGCCAACGGCTGGATGCATACCGGCGACATCGCCATCATCGACGACCAGGGCTATTGCAACATCGTCGGCCGCATCAAGGACATGGTGATCCGCGGCGGCGAGAACCTCTATCCCCGTGAGATCGAGGAATTTCTCTACCGGCATCCCAAGATCCAGGACGTGCAGATCTTCGGCGTTGCGGATACCCGCTACGGCGAGGAGCTCTGCGCCTGGATCCGCGTCAGGTCCGGCGAGACGCTGACGATGGAAGAGGTGCGCGCGTTCTGCGACGGCCAGATCGCCCACAATAAGATCCCGCGTTACGTGGAATTCGTCGACGCGTTTCCGATGACCGTGACCGGAAAGATCCAGAAATTCCTGATGCGCGATGAGGTCGAGCAGCGGCTGGGGCTGAAAGCCGCGAAGACGGCGTAGGTTGCCAACCCAATCGTCATTGCGAGCGCAGCGAAGCAATCCAGACTCTTTCCGCAGAGGCAGTCTGGATTGCTTCGTCGCTGCGCTCCTCGCAATGACGGGAGAGAGACGAGCGTTACACCGTCAACCCGCGCTGCTCAGCCAGCTCCTTCAGCGACACAAGCGGACGCGCGCCGATGTGCTGGATCACTTCGGCGGCTGCGAGCGCGCCGAGCTCGCCGCACTGCTTGTACGGCAGGTTGCGCGCCAGACCATAGAGAAAGCCGGCCGCGAAGAGATCACCGGCGCCGGTGGTGTCGACCAGCCGGGCAATGGGGAATGCAGGCGCGGCGACGGCGTCTTCCACTGACACCACCATGCAGCCCTTTTCGCTGCGGGTGACCACCCCGAGATTGACGTCGTTGCGCAACTGCTTGAGCGCGGTGTCGAAATCCGAGGTCTGGTAGAGCGAATGCAGCTCGGACTCGTTCGCGAACACGATATCGACGGTGCCGTTGCGCATCAGCCCCAGGAACTCGTCGCGATACCGATCGACGCAGAAGGAATCCGACAACGTCAGCGCCACCTTGCGCTTGGCATCATGGGCGATCTTGGCCGCCTTGACGAAGGCGTCCTTGGCGTTCTTGGGATCCCAGAGATAGCCCTCGAGGTAGACGATGCCGGCCGCGGCGATCTCGGCCGGGTCGATGTCGGCGGGCGACAAATCCTGCGCGGCGCCGAGATAGGTGTTCATGGTGCGCTCGCCGTCGTCGGTCACCAGGATATAGGAGCAGCCGGTCGCAGGACCGTCCTTCGCCGCGGGCGTGTTGAAGGCGACACCGGCAGCGCGGATGTCATGGACGTAGAGCTTCCCGATCTGGTCGTCCTTGACCTTGCCGACATAGGCTGCGCGCGCCCCGAGGCTGCCGATGCCGACGATGGTGTTGGCAGCCGAACCGCCGGAAACTTCCGTCGCCGGGCCCATGTCCTCGTAGATGGCGGCGGCCCGCGCCTCGTCGATCAGGGACATGCTGCCCTTGGTCATGCCGTGCTTGCCCAGGAAGGCTTCATCGGTCTTGACCAGCACGTCGAACAGCGCGTTGCCGATGCCGAGAACGTCATATTTCACGTCAGCCATTCACCTTGATCCTGTTTGGCGGATTGCGATACCCGCGAAAATCCGCTTCCTGTCGGTCTGAAATCTGGCTCGCGGCCTATCACGACCGGCCCTTCGCGGGCAAGCAACGGTATTATGCAGTTCCGATGATCCGCTCCTTCCTGACCGTCTCGACGGGGACACTTGCTTCACGGCTGCTGGGCTTTGCACGCGATTCCCTGATGGCGGCGCTGCTCGGTACCGGCGCCGTGGCGGACGCGTTTCTGGCGGCATTTCAGCTCGTCAATGTGGTCCGGCGTCTACTCAGCGAGGGCGCCCTGAATGCGGCGTTGATCCCGGCCTGGCTGCGCGTTCGTGACCGCGATGGCGAGGCGGCTGCGGCGGCGTTCGCGGGACGCGTGCTCGGCACCGTCAGCGCGGGCCTGATCGCAATCTCGATCGTGATTGCACTTCTGATGCCGCTGATCATCATGATCATCGCGCCGGGCTTCGTCGGCAGCGCATCGCTCGATCTCGCCGTCCAGAATGCGCGGCTGATGCTGCCTTATCTCGCCTTCGCGGGACCCGTCACGGTGCTGATGGGCCTGCTCAACGCGCAGGGGCGCTTTGCACTTACCGCGTTCTCGCCGCTGCTGTTCAACATCGCCTTGATCGCCGCGATCGCAGCACTCCTGCTGTGGCACGCCGATGCAACCGTCGCCGCGTGGATGCTGGCGGCCACCGTCGGCATCGCCGGCCTGCTGCAGCTCCTGATGCTGCTGTCGCAGCGAAGTGCGCGTCTGGCGACACCGCTGCGCGTGAGCTTCGACAAGGACATGCGCGGCTTCTTTGCCAAGGCGATCCCGGGCATGATCGCAAGCTCCGGCCCGCAATGGCTGATGGTGGCCGGCGCGATCATCGCCTCCGGCACGCCTGCCGCGGTCTCCTGGCTCTATTTCGCCAACCGCCTGATCGAGCTGCCGCTTGGCATTGTCGGCGTCGCCATGGGCACGGTGCTGGTCCCGGAGCTGACGCGCGCGGTGAGGAGCGGCGATCGTGATGCGGTTGCGCATGCGGAATCGCGCGCGCTGGAACTCGCGACCGGGCTGGCACTGCCGGCGACGCTCGGCCTGATCGTGCTGGCGGAGCCGATCGTGCGGATGCTGTTCGAACATGGCGCCTTTGGCGCGGAGGACAGCGCGGCCACGGCGCGCGCCCTGATGTGGCTGGCGCTGGGACTGCCGGCTCATGTGCTGATCAAGGCGCTGTCCCCGGCCTATTTTGCCCGCAGCGACACGATGACGCCGCTGCTGGCGACTGCCAAAGGGTTCGTGGTCGCGGTCGCGCTCGCGATCCTGCTCGGTCATTTCTTCGGCGCGAGTGGGATCGCCGCCAGCATTGCCGCCGGCGCCTGGAGCAGTGCGATCTCGCTGCTCCGGAAAGGCACGCGTGAATTCGGCTTCTCGGTCGATGCCGCCGCCCGCGACCGGCTGCCGCGAATCGTGCTCGCCGCGCTCGCCATGGGCGGCCTGCTGTGGCTGACCACGGGCCTCTTGCGTTCGGAGGCCCATGGGCTCATCCGCTTCATGGCGCTGGGATTACAGATCGCCGCCGGAATCGTCGTCTATGGCTTGCTCCTGCAAATCCTCCGCGTCGCGTCCTGGCGCGAGGCGGCCGGTGCCTTGAAGCGCCCCGCCCAGCCCGATCCCGGCGCCTGAGGTTAGCGAAATACCCTTGACGGGGCAGCGCCGCTGTTGGAAACGACGCCCCGTATCTCGCAGGAAAGCTGCCATGCCATTCGTTGAACGGGTTTTTTCGGGCGTCCAGCCGACGGGCAATCTGCACCTCGGCAATTACCTCGGCGCGATCGTCAACTTCGTGAAGATGCAGGAAACCCACAACTGCATCTATTGCGTCGTCGACATGCATGCGATCACGCAGGGCGTGGACGTCTGGGGTGGACCGGTCGAGCTCGCGCGCAACACCCGCGAGGTGACCGCAGCGTTCATCGCCAGCGGCATCGATCCGAGCAAGCACATCGTGTTCAACCAGAGCCAGGTCTCGGGCCACGCCGAGCTCGCCTGGATCTTCAACTGCGTCGCGCGCATGGGCTGGCTGGGCCGCATGACCCAGTTCAAAGAGAAGGCCGGCAAGGACCGCGAGAACGCGTCCGTCGGGCTGTTCGACTATCCCGTGCTGATGGCGGCCGACATTCTGCTCTACCGCGCCACCCACGTGCCGGTCGGCGAGGACCAGAAGCAGCATCTCGAGCTGTCGCGCGACATTGCGCAGAAGTTCAACAACGACTTCGCTGACTCGATCCGCAGCCAGGGCGCCAATGACGGCCTGTTCTTCCCGCTGCCGGAACCCTTGATCACGGGTCCGGCGACGCGCGTGATGAGCTTGCGCGACGGCACCAAGAAGATGTCGAAGTCGGACGCGTCGGATAATTCGCGCATCAATCTGACCGACGACGCCGACACCATCGCGCAGAAGGTGCGCAAGGCCAAGACCGATCCGGAGCCGCTGCCGACCGAGGAGAAGGGTCTGGAAGCGCGCCCCGAGGCCGACAATCTCGTCGGTATCTTCGCCGCACTCTCCGGCCGCTCCAAGGCCGACGTGCTCAGGGATTTCGGCGGCGGACAGTTCTCCAGCTTCAAGAACGCGCTGGTGGATTTGTGCGTTACCAAACTCGCGCCGATCGCCGGCGAGATGAAGCGCCTCGTCGCCGACCCCGGCCATATCGACACGATCCTGAACGACGGCGCCGACCGGGCGCGCGCGATCGCCGACGAGACCATGAAGCTCTCGAAGGACATCGTCGGCTTCATCCGCCGGCGTTGATTTCCGCATTCAGGACACGGCCTGCGCCACGGCGCCGGCCGCTTCCGCTCTCCCCAAGCGCGACGG containing:
- the murJ gene encoding murein biosynthesis integral membrane protein MurJ gives rise to the protein MIRSFLTVSTGTLASRLLGFARDSLMAALLGTGAVADAFLAAFQLVNVVRRLLSEGALNAALIPAWLRVRDRDGEAAAAAFAGRVLGTVSAGLIAISIVIALLMPLIIMIIAPGFVGSASLDLAVQNARLMLPYLAFAGPVTVLMGLLNAQGRFALTAFSPLLFNIALIAAIAALLLWHADATVAAWMLAATVGIAGLLQLLMLLSQRSARLATPLRVSFDKDMRGFFAKAIPGMIASSGPQWLMVAGAIIASGTPAAVSWLYFANRLIELPLGIVGVAMGTVLVPELTRAVRSGDRDAVAHAESRALELATGLALPATLGLIVLAEPIVRMLFEHGAFGAEDSAATARALMWLALGLPAHVLIKALSPAYFARSDTMTPLLATAKGFVVAVALAILLGHFFGASGIAASIAAGAWSSAISLLRKGTREFGFSVDAAARDRLPRIVLAALAMGGLLWLTTGLLRSEAHGLIRFMALGLQIAAGIVVYGLLLQILRVASWREAAGALKRPAQPDPGA
- a CDS encoding serine hydrolase, which gives rise to MQGKAEIDQILRQKSEAREIPGVVAIAASGTDVLYQGAFGKRDLSKPDAMTADSVFWIASMTKAVTSAGAMQLVEQGKLSLDAPIGEVLPDLAKPQVLEGFDAKGEAKLRPAKGPITLRQLMTHTAGFCYNMWNGDLAIYLDKNGIPAITTCQNAALKTPIMTDPGTRWEYGTNIDFVGKAVEAVSGKRLDAYLRDNLFAPLGMSDTAFKITDDMRKRLVGMHARGEDGQLAAIPFELEQEPEFHMGGGGLYSTAADYIRFTQMILNKGRGNGNQVLKAETVTTMGQNHIGDLAMGKMTTAAPMYTNDVDLYPEQVKKWGLSFMINTAKTAEGRSAGSLAWAGLANTYYWIDPARDVTGVILMQLLPFADAKCLEAFAGFERGVYAGLDAGSGQKAA
- the trpS gene encoding tryptophan--tRNA ligase, whose translation is MPFVERVFSGVQPTGNLHLGNYLGAIVNFVKMQETHNCIYCVVDMHAITQGVDVWGGPVELARNTREVTAAFIASGIDPSKHIVFNQSQVSGHAELAWIFNCVARMGWLGRMTQFKEKAGKDRENASVGLFDYPVLMAADILLYRATHVPVGEDQKQHLELSRDIAQKFNNDFADSIRSQGANDGLFFPLPEPLITGPATRVMSLRDGTKKMSKSDASDNSRINLTDDADTIAQKVRKAKTDPEPLPTEEKGLEARPEADNLVGIFAALSGRSKADVLRDFGGGQFSSFKNALVDLCVTKLAPIAGEMKRLVADPGHIDTILNDGADRARAIADETMKLSKDIVGFIRRR
- a CDS encoding adenosine kinase, whose amino-acid sequence is MADVKYDVLGIGNALFDVLVKTDEAFLGKHGMTKGSMSLIDEARAAAIYEDMGPATEVSGGSAANTIVGIGSLGARAAYVGKVKDDQIGKLYVHDIRAAGVAFNTPAAKDGPATGCSYILVTDDGERTMNTYLGAAQDLSPADIDPAEIAAAGIVYLEGYLWDPKNAKDAFVKAAKIAHDAKRKVALTLSDSFCVDRYRDEFLGLMRNGTVDIVFANESELHSLYQTSDFDTALKQLRNDVNLGVVTRSEKGCMVVSVEDAVAAPAFPIARLVDTTGAGDLFAAGFLYGLARNLPYKQCGELGALAAAEVIQHIGARPLVSLKELAEQRGLTV
- a CDS encoding AMP-binding protein, whose translation is MADKADSYVCGISDTPLLGDTIGRSLDQAARRWGDREALVSPSHGVRWTWNELAARVDALAAGFVALGLERGERIGIWSLNRPEWTLTQFAAAKAGLILVTINPAYRLSELEFALHKVGCSAIVTATAFKTSNYMDMLNTLLPELASAKPGQLRAARLPALRIVIQIGGPACPGTIPFEEVAGMGGTLHREQLAPLGASLQFDDAVNIQFTSGTTGSPKGVTLTHHNILNNGYFVGRAMRLTEQDRICIPVPLYHCFGMVMGNLASVTLGATMVYPGEGFDPLATLRTIEQEKCTALYGVPTMFIAELDHGEFSNFDLTSLRTGIMAGAPCPIEVMKRVNSEMNMGEVTIAYGMTETSPVSFQSAVDDPLDRRVSTVGRIHPHVEVKVVDLDGKIVKRGERGELCTRGYSVMLGYWEEAEKTADVLDANGWMHTGDIAIIDDQGYCNIVGRIKDMVIRGGENLYPREIEEFLYRHPKIQDVQIFGVADTRYGEELCAWIRVRSGETLTMEEVRAFCDGQIAHNKIPRYVEFVDAFPMTVTGKIQKFLMRDEVEQRLGLKAAKTA